One Setaria italica strain Yugu1 chromosome I, Setaria_italica_v2.0, whole genome shotgun sequence DNA window includes the following coding sequences:
- the LOC101786887 gene encoding protein DETOXIFICATION 49, giving the protein MSLSCGAATVACRDAAGEEALLAASLLLPKAEVLVPVEDELTAPPVLTRKPRGRLARAVKEAWSVSLSVTFPMMPSMSAGAAGAEARSILGLALPMILTGLLLYLRSMISMLFLGRLGGLALAGGSLAIGFANITGYSVLSGLAMGMEPICGQAFGAGHYELLGVTTQRTVLMLLAAAVPIGGLWAHMRPLLLLCGQDAGIAAVAETYILASLPDLLLQAFLHPVRIYLRTQSINLPLTLCAALAIALHLPINYVLVSVLGLGIRGVALASVLANLNLLLFLLAYILFKGVHRRTGGFALSAESFRGWGELAGLALPSCVSVCLEWWWYEIMILLCGLLADPQATVASMGILIQTTSLIYIFPSSLGFGVSTRVSNELGANRPDQAGRAATAGLMLGFAFGGVASAFAWLVRGAWATMFTADPAIVALTASVLPILGACELGNCPQTAGCGVLRGSARPKDAASINLRSFYLVGTPVALVLAFWYHYDFQGLWLGLLAAQAACVVRMLLVIGRTDWAAEAKRAQQLAGAAGAVETKEGMEVGGDDKPGVTIDVVIERPKDQC; this is encoded by the coding sequence ATGTCGTTGTCTTGCGGCGCCGCCACGGTGGCGTGCCGGGATGCCGCCGGCGAAGAGGCCCTCCTCGcggcctccctcctcctccccaaggCCGAGGTCCTCGTGCCGGTGGAGGACGAGCTGACGGCGCCACCGGTGCTCACGCGCAAGCCGAGGGGCCGGCTCGCCAGGGCGGTGAAGGAAGCCTGGTCCGTGTCCCTGTCCGTCACATTCCCCATGATGCCGTCCAtgtcggccggcgcggcgggcgcggaggcgCGGTCCATCCTGGGCCTGGCGCTGCCGATGATCCTCACGGGGCTGTTGCTGTACCTCCGCTCCATGATCTCCATGCTCTTCCTCGGCCGCCTCGGCGGGCTGGCGCTCGCCGGCGGCTCCCTCGCCATCGGCTTCGCCAACATCACGGGGTACTCCGTGCTGTCGGGGCTCGCCATGGGCATGGAGCCCATCTGCGGGCAGGCCTTCGGCGCGGGCCACtacgagctcctcggcgtcacCACGCAGCGCACCGTGCTGATGCTCCTCGCGGCCGCCGTGCCCATCGGCGGGCTGTGGGCGCACATGCGGCCCCTGCTCCTGCTTTGCGGACAGGACGCCGGCATCGCCGCCGTAGCCGAGACCTACATTctcgcctccctccccgacCTGCTCCTCCAGGCGTTCCTCCACCCCGTCCGCATCTACCTCCGGACGCAGTCCATCAACCTGCCCCTCACCCTGTGCGCCGCGCTCGCCATCGCGCTCCACCTGCCCATCAACTATGTGCTCGTCTCCGTCCTCGGCCTCGGCATCAGGGGGGTCGCATTGGCCTCCGTGCTCGCCAACCTGaacctccttctcttcctcctcgcctACATCCTGTTCAAGGGCGTGCACCGGCGCACCGGCGGCTTCGCGCTCTCGGCCGAGAGCTTCCGCGGCTGGGGCGAGCTTGCCGGCCTCGCGCTGCCGAGCTGCGTCAGCGTCTGCCTCGAGTGGTGGTGGTACGAGATCATGATCCTCCTCTGCGGCCTGCTCGCCGACCCGCAGGCGACGGTGGCCAGCATGGGCATCCTCATCCAGACCACGTCGCTCATCTACATCTTCCCTTCCTCGCTCGGCTTCGGCGTCTCGACGCGCGTCAGCAACGAGCTCGGTGCGAACCGCCCCGACCAAGCCGGCCGCGCGGCCACGGCCGGCCTCATGCTCGGGTTCGCGTTCGGCGGCGTGGCGTCCGCGTTCGCGTGGCTCGTGCGGGGCGCGTGGGCGACCATGTTCACGGCCGACCCGGCGATCGTGGCGCTCACCGCGTCCGTGCTGCCGATCCTGGGCGCCTGCGAGCTCGGCAACTGCCCGCAGACCGCCGGCTGCGGCGTGCTGCGGGGCAGCGCTCGGCCCAAGGACGCCGCCAGCATCAACCTCCGATCCTTCTATCTGGTGGGCACGCCCGTTGCGCTCGTCCTCGCCTTCTGGTACCACTACGACTTCCAGGGCCTGTGGCTGGGCCTCCTCGCGGCGCAGGCAGCCTGCGTCGTGCGCATGCTGCTGGTGATCGGCCGGACGGATTGGGCCGCCGAGGCCAAGCGCGCGCAGCAGCTCGCCGGAGCTGCTGGCGCGGTGGAGACCAAAGAGGGCATGGAAGTTGGAGGAGACGACAAGCCGGGCGTGACTATCGACGTAGTGATCGAGCGACCAAAGGATCAATGCTGA